GAGCAGTCCCAGTGAGTACTTTCGACATTCCGGATCTGTCCCTCGTCGTTCTGATCGGCATCAGTGGGTCCGGCAAGTCGTCGTTCGCGGCGCAGCACTTCGGTCCGTACGAAACGGTGTCGAGTGATGCCTGCCGAGGGATGGTGAGCAACGACCCCAATCTGCAGAGCGCAACCAAGGATGCGTTCGCCCTCCTCGAATTTCTGGTCGCGACCAGATTGCGGGCCGGCCTGCTCACAGTCGTCGACGCCACCAATGTGCAACCGGCCGCCCGCAAGGCGTTGATCGCGCTGGCCCGAGAACACGACGTGCTGCCGGTTGCCGTCGTGCTCGATGTGCCGGAATCGGTGTGTGCACAGCGCAATGCCGAGCGCACCGACAGGACGTTCGGCCGAGATGTGCTGCGCCGTCAGCAGTCACAGTTGCAGCGGTCCATGCGAGGTCTGGCCAAGGAAGGGTTTCGTTCGGTTCATGTGCTCGACGGCGTCGATGCGGTGGCGTCGGCGACGTTCGTTCGTACGCCTCTGCGTAGTGATCGACGTGAGCTGACCGGGCCGTTCGACGTCATCGGCGATATCCACGGGTGTCTCGCCGAGCTCGAAACCTTGCTCGCAGCATTGGGTTACACGGTGGAGCGTGACGAGTCCGGTCGAGCGGTCGGCGCAACGGCACCGGACGGACGGATGGCGGTGTTCCTCGGTGACTACGTCGATCGGGGGCCCGACTCGGTCGGAGTACTGCGGCTGGTGATGGGGATGGTCGGTGCCGGTGCGGCGCTGGCAGTCCCGGGTAACCACGAGAATAAGCTCGTCAAGGCACTGCGAGGTCGGAAAGTGACGGCCTCGCACGGTCTCGCCGAGACCCTCGAACAGCTCGACGCCGAGCCGACAGAGTTCCGCCGGGAGGTGCTCGAGTTCTGCGACGGTCTCGTCGCGCACCTCGTGCTCGATGGCGGAAGGCTCGTCGTCGCGCACGCCGGTCTGATCGAGAAGTACCACAATCGGGCGTCGGGCAGAGTTCGAAGCTTTGCTCTGTACGGCGACACCACCGGGGAGACCGACGAATTCGGCCTGCCGGTTCGATATCCGTGGGCGAAGGACTATCGCGGTTCGGCGACGGTGCTCTATGGGCACACTCCGGTGCCGGATGTGGAGTGGGAGAACAACACTGCGTGTCTCGATACCGGTTGCGTATTCGGTGGCAAGTTGACGGCGCTGCGCTACCCGGAGCGCGAGATCGTGTCGGTGCCGGCCGAGCAGGTCTGGTACGAGCCGGCTCGTCCGGTGGGTGCATTCGTCAGAGATGCGGCGTCGCTCGATCTGTCGGACGTGATCGGTCCGACAGGTGTCGAGACCTCGCTGCGCGGACGCGTATCGATTCGGCCCGAAAATGCTGCCGGGGCATTGGAGGTGATGAGTCGGTTTGCGCTCGCTCCGCAGTGGCTGCACTATCTACCGCCGACGATGGCACCGAGTCGAACCTCGGAGCGCGACGGGTACCTCGAGTATCCGACGGAGGCGTTCGACGCGTATCGGGCGCTCGGTGCGTCGGCGGTGATCTGCGAGGAGAAGCACATGGGCTCGCGGGTCGTCGTGGTCGTGTGTCGCGATGCCGAGACCGCGCGGGAGAAGTTCGATGCACCGGAGGGAGTGCTCGGTACTGCGTACACCCGCACCGGTCGTCCCGTGTTCGACGAAGCACTGACGGGAGAGCTGATCTCCGGAGTGGCCGACGCGCTCGAAAGAGCCGGGGTGTGGGACGAAGTGGATTCGCGCTGGCTGATTCTCGATTGTGAGCTGATGCCCTGGTCTGCGAAGGCGGAGGGGCTGATCAAGACCGAGTATGCCGCAGTTGGTGCGGAGTCTCGGGCCACTCTCGAGGCCGAAGCAGGTGTGCTTGCTCAGGCTGCGTCGCGTGGTCTGGACATGCAGGAACTGAGAGAGCGCAACAGAATTCGTCAGGACAATCTGGTGGAGTTCACCGCCGCTTATCGGCGCTACATCTGGCCGACCGACGGGTTGAAGGGCGTCTTGATCGCGCCGTTCCAGGTGTTGGCGTCGAATGTCGGAACCTATGCCGATCGTCCGCACCAGTGGCACCTCGATCTCGCCGACCGGATGGTGACGGCTGCTCCCGAGGTGTTCGCCGCGACCCGTCGGATCGAGGTGGATCTGTCATCGGCCGATTCGGTTGCGGCAGGAGAGAAATGGTGGGAGGAGCTGACGGCGCAGGGCGGCGAGGGCATGGTCGTCAAACCTGCCGAGAACTGTCCGCGCGGAAAGATGCAGCCCGGCATGAAGGTTCGCGGCCGAGAGTATCTGCGGCTGATCTACGGTGCCGACTACACCGACCCGGATCGACTGACTGCACTGCGCAACCGGAACGTGGGACACAAGCAGTCGATGGCTCTGCGCGAATACGCACTCGGCATGGAGGCGTTGGACCGATCGGTGCGCAATGAACCGCTGTATCGCATCCACCAGGCGGTGTTCGCAGTACTGGCACTGGAATCGGAGCCGGTGGACCCGCGCCTGTAGGTACCGATCATCGCAGGCGCGGCAGTCCGCTGGACCTCGAGTGCTGCGCCCACCCCTGCCTGGATCAATGTGGATTTCAGTCGCTCAGAGTGCAACAAAGGCGCATTGATCCGGGCCGGGGGAGGGGGAGGGCGCGGTATCAGTCCTTCGGCGACGCGAATGGAGTGATTCCAGCACTGATCGGTGCCGCGATTGCAGCAGCTATCCCGATCGACGCCCAGAAGGTCTGCGAGTCCAGCAGCAGACCGCCGGCGAGACCGCAGACCGCGACAACGAGGCCGGACCCGATCAGTAATGTCGATCCGACAGCGGCTTGTACGAGGGTGGGGGTATGGCGTGCTTTCAGCCAGATCATCGTTCCGGTTGCCGCGAATACCAGGGGAACGTAGAAGTAGACAGAACTGTCACCGAGTTTCGATGCGAACGCGGCAATCGCCAGTACCGCTCCGAATGCCACCGGAACAGCGAGGGGCATTCCACCGGACCATCGCTCGAACTTGCTGCGCGTCGATGCAACCATGGCCATACCGTACCGCCGGGACTGTTACCGACGCTTGTCGACGTGCAACTGAATTCGGGTAGCGACGTAGGTACCAGCGAGAGATTCGGCGACGAATGCGGCTCGTGATTCGGCCAGGGAGGTGAAGGCAACTACATCGAAGTCTGCTGCAGCATAGACCGATACAGCGATGGTGGGCATACCGCGATCATCGATCGCTGTTCCTCTGGCTCGTCGAACACCGTGAAATTCTGCCAACTCCGCGGCCACGCCCGAAGCGATCGCACTCAGGTCCACGTGCGCCGAGAAGTGCGGCTCCTCGATGACGCTCGCCGTTCCGGTACTTCGGGGAGAAAAGTTGCCGATCAACAACACCAGAGCCACCACGACGGCGACCGCGACGGCGATCGCCAGCGTCGGCATCCACCAACCCTGCTGCGGCAACTCCGCAATACGCGCACGGTCGAAGCGAGACAGCGTCTCTCGTGCCCACGGAACGTCGTAGTGCCAGGCAAGGGCGAAGCCGCCACCGGCCACGAGCACGAGCCCGGCGACGATGGCGAGAAGCCGATCCACCCCGGCGACGAATGTCTTCACGAGACCCTCGTCGGCTGCGCTACCGAATGCCGAACCGTGAGCCTGCGTCCACCCGCGGCGACGGACAGCACCGAAGCAAGGGAATCGCGCACGGCAGTATCGACACTGTCGACCTCGAAACCAGGATCGCGCTCCACCCGCACCTCGATCTTCTTTCGCGTCACGACGGTATGCGCGTCCGTGACTCCGCGAGTGGACTGCGCTGCAGCACTGCACAATCGAGCGATATCGGTGGGAGTTGCCCAGACAGTCGGCGCCCCGTCGCCCAGGCCAGAATGGGTTCTCGTGCGCGGTTTGACTCCGACGAACACGAGTGACAATCCGACGACGGCGGCACCGATCGCCGCAGCGATCATCCAACTCTGCCAGTGCAATCGGGCGACCCAGTCGATCGCGTCGGCGATCCACGGACTGCCACCGATACTTCCGTGCGCGATGAAGAACTCGCGGCCGGCTACGAAGGCAACGCCCAGCAGCACGAACCCGAACAGCAGCGCCACCGGCATCGCGGCCGGACCGGCGGTGGGGGGACGGGGTGAAACAGCCTGCGAAGCATCGGGATTCGCCTCAGGTGCGGGACCGCTGTCGAGGGTGGTGTCGGATACCAGCACGTTCACCCGATGCACGTGCAGTCCCGTCATCGTCGCCAGTGCTTCTTCGGCGGCTGTGTGCACTGCCTGGGTGACCTCGGTGATCTGCGACGGCCACCGGACACCGATGTAGAGGTTGACGGCAATCGTGTCCGCGCCGAGGGTGACGTCGGCGCGGGGTAGCTCTCGCCCGGTCAGTCGCGAGAGGCCACCGGTGGTGCGGGTGACCCGAGGGTCTTTCAAGGCCGCTGCGATGGCGGTCCGGGAGATGGCCCGATCCTTTATTTCTACGCTCCCGCGCGAACCGGGGTCGTCGCTGACCTCGTCGGATCCAGCCTGCGTCGTCACCGAGAATCCTTTGCGCCGGTCGCGGCTCGCTCTGGTGCGGCTCGCGCTCCACAACTGTAGTGACGGCCGACGTCGCATGCCGTCATGGGAGTAATTGTTCCTGGCATACTGCGACTGTGTCGGAAATTGTGCGGGTGACCGCGTCGGATATCGCCTCGGCCGAGGAGCTGCTGGAACCGGTGATGCGCCGGACCCCGGTGGTGGCCTCGCGGATTCTGTCGGATCTGACCGGCCACGAGGTGCGCCTCAAGTGCGAGAACTTGCAGCGCACCGGATCGTTCAAGCCACGCGGGGCGTACAACCGCATCGCCAGGCTCGACGCCGAACAGCGCGCTCACGGGGTGGTCGCGGCCAGCGCAGGCAACCATGCTCAGGGTGTCGCGTGGGCCGCGTCGCAAGTGGGGATTACCTCGACGGTGTTCATGCCGGTAGGCGTGTCGCTGCCGAAGCTGGTGGCCACCAAGGCATACGGAGCGACGGTGCATCTGGTGGGCAACACCGTGGACGAGGCGTTGAAGTCGGCTCGGGAATTCGCCGAACGTACCGGTGCCACCCTCATCCATCCGTTCGATCATCTCGACATCGTCGCTGGGCAGGCGACACTCGGTACCGAACTGCTGCAGCAGATGCCGGACGTCGGCACCATCGTGATCCCCACCGGCGGCGGGGGACTGCTGGCCGGAGTCGCCGCGGCTGTCAAGCTGACCAAACCCGACATCAGGATCGTCGGCGTGCAGGCTGAAGGCGCTGCCGCCTGGCCCGCGTCGCTGAAGGCGGGACACCCGATTGCGCTGGAATCGATGTCGACGATGGCCGACGGCATCGCGATCGGCCTACCCGGATCGGTGCCGTTCGATCACGTGCAGGGATGGGTGGACGACGTCGTCACCGTCAGCGAGGATGCGCTGTCGCGAGCTCTCGTGCTGTGCATCGAGCGCGCCAAACTCATCGTCGAACCCGCGGGCGCGGCGGCGGTGGCCGCGCTGATGACGCACTCCGCCGAGGAGCTCGGACTGACCGGCTCTGTGTGCGCCATCCTCTCCGGCGGGAACATCGATCCGCTGCTGCTCACCCACGTCATCACCCACGGTCTGCGGGCGGGTGGGCGCTACCTGGCTGTGCGCGTGACCATTTCGGACCGACCGGGCGGGCTCACCGGCGTGCTCGGGGTGGTGCGCGACGCCGGCGCAAGTGTGGTCGACGTCGTCCACTCCCGCACGGGTGGCCGGCTCGGCCTCGAGGAAGTCGACGTGATGTTGACTGTCGAGACGCGCGGACCCGATCACCGAGGCTCGGTGCTCGACGCCCTGGGCGCGGCCGGATATGCGGTGCACGTCGAGAACTGACCTCCCGGGCCACACAGGTTGCACTGGTACCTTGATCAGCGACTTGGACCAGGACATCGGTGGGAGATATTTGCATGGCTCGGCTCGTCGCGATCGTCTCCGCTGTCCTGGGAATTCTGCTGACGATCTCGATACCGCTGTTGCCGATAGAGCAGCAGCAGTCGTCGTTGACCTGGCCGCAGAGCGACACGGTCGGCAACGTCGAAGCTCCGCTCGTCGGCTACACGCCGATCAGCGTCGACGCCACCGTCCCGTGTGACGCCGCGGCCAGGCTTCCCAGCGGCGGGATACTGCTGTCCACCTCACCCAAGGGATCGCCCGACGCCTATCGATACGGTCTTGTCGCGGAAGTGACCGGCGGTGAGGCGTCGCAACTGAAGGTGACGCTGCGCGATTCGGTTCTCCTCGAGAAGCCGGTCTCGGAACTGAGCCCATCGACTGCTGGCGACTGCTCGTTGACGATCACCTCGAACGGCACTGCGACCACTGTCGGACTGACCGGCGAAGACACCGTGACGCGCGACGGCGACGTCCGGCCACAGATGGTCGGCGTGTTCAGCGATCTACAGGGAAGCATTCCCGGTCTGCAGCTGCAGGCCGAGCTGGACAGCAGGTTCTCGTCCACTCCGAGCATCCTGAAGTGGTTCGCGATGATCGTCGGCGTGCTCGCCACCATCGTCGCGTTGGTGGCGCTGCACCGCCTCGACCTGTCCGACGGCCGGCGCGCCCGACGGTTCCTACCGCGTCGCTGGTGGACGTTCGGTCTGGTCGACGCGGTGGTGATCGGAACGCTGCTGGTCTGGCACGTCATCGGCGCGAACACCTCCGACGACGGCTATCAACTCGGCATGGCCCGCACGGCCGATCATGCCGGGTACATGGCCAACTATTTCCGGTACTTCGGTGTGCCCGAGACGCCGTTCGGCACACCGTTGTACGACATGTTCGGCCTCATGTCGCACGTCTCGACCGCCAGTGTCTGGATGCGGTTGCCCACGCTGATCTGCGCCGTCGTCGCGTGGCTCGTTCTCAGTCGCGAGGTGATCCCGCGGTTCGGTGCCGCCGCTCGTGCCTCGAAGACCGCGCTGTGGACCGGTGGTCTGGTGCTGCTCGCGTTCTGGTTGCCGTACAACAACGGCCTGCGACCGGAACCGTTCGTGGCGATCGGTGTGCTGTTGACATGGTGTTCGGTGGAGCGATCCATCGCGACCCGCAGATTGCTGCCTGCAGCCGCGGCAATTCTGATCGCGGCATTGACGGTCACGTGTGCCCCCTCCGGATTCATCTGCTTCGCGCCGCTGATCGCCGGAGCCCGGCCGGTGCTGCAGATCGTCGTGGCCCGCCCTCGCGAGTTCGGCAGCACCGCGCAGTCTTTCGGCAATACAACACTGGGCGCGGTGACGCTGCTGGCCCCGTTGGTGGCGTCGGGAACGGTTGTACTGGTGTTCGCCTTCGGCAACCAGACCGTGGCGGGCATGCTCGAGATGCAGCGGGTGCACACTGTGGCCGGGCCGAGTCAGGCCTGGTTCGACGAGTACCTGCGCTACCAGTGGTTGATGAACATGGACATCGACGGCTCGCTCGCGCGCCGGTTCGGGGTGTTCGTCATGATCGTCTCGCTGATCACGGTAGTCGTCGCGATGCTGCGCAAGGGCGGCAAGATCCCCGGCACCGCAACCGGTCCGGCTCGCCGGATCGTCGGTATCACCGTCGGGTCCATGGCGCTGATGATGATCACCCCCACCAAGTGGACACACCATTTCGGAGTGTTCGCCGGTCTGGCCGCCTCGGTTGCCGTCTTGGCGGCCGTGGCGACCGGCGCGGCAGTGCTGCGCTCGCGGCGTAATCGGCTGTTGTTCGCCGCAGCGGTGTCGTTCCTGTTGGCCGTCGCGTTCACCGGAACGAACGGCTACTGGTACGTCTCGGCATGGGGAGTTCCGTTCTGGGACAAGCCGATTCTCGTCGCGGGCCTGGGCATCTCGACGATGTTCCTCGGACTGACGCTCCTGCTGTTGCTCGCGGCCGTGTGGTTCCATCTCCGCGCGCCGTACGTGCGCACCGACAAGCCCTTGGCGCGCTGGTGGTCGGTGCCGCCGATCGCCGTTGCGGCCGCATTGATGGTGCTGCTCGCCGTGGCATCGATGGCCAAGGGCGCTGTGGCGCAGTGGCCGTCGTACTCGATCGCGAAATCGAATCTCTCGGCCCTGGCCGGGAACACGTGCGGTCTCGCCAACGACGTACTGCTCGAAACCGATCCGAATGCCGATGTGCTGCAACCGGTCAGCGGAGACGCATTTGCCGCATTGGGTGCCGAGAACGACGGGTTCACCCCCGACGGGGTTGCGGGCGACCTCACCGCGGACAAGGAGGCCTCGGCGTCGGGCACCTCGAACACCGTCGATACCGAGGACCAACAGCAGCCGACGTCGACCACCGGAGCCGGAACCGGTGGCAGCGCACTTCCGTTCGGCTTGGACCCGGCAACCGTTCCGGTGCTCGGATCGTTCGGATCCGATACCCCTGCCACGTTGACCACCGGCTGGTACGCGCTGCCCGCAGATCCGGGCGACCTTATCTCCATCGCCGCTGCCGGACGCATCCGCTCGGTGAACTCCGACGGCATCGTCACGTACGGCCAGAGCCTCGAGCTGGAGTACGGAGTCGACGGTCGCGCGCAGGGGCGAGTGACGCCGATCGACATCGGCCCGACGCCGTCGTGGCGCAACCTGCGAGTTCCGATGGACCAGATTCCCGCTGGTGCCAACACGATTCGTCTTGTGCTCTCCGACACCGATCGCGATCCCGACCAATGGCTTGCGATCACCCCGCCACGAGTACCGCGCACCCAGACGCTGAACGACGTCGTCGGCCGTGAGACTCCCGTTCTGCTGGACTGGGAGGTCGGCTTCAACTTCCCGTGCCAGCATCCGTTCGACCATCGCTTCGGCGTCGCCGAGGTGCC
The nucleotide sequence above comes from Rhodococcoides fascians A25f. Encoded proteins:
- a CDS encoding polynucleotide kinase-phosphatase, with protein sequence MSTFDIPDLSLVVLIGISGSGKSSFAAQHFGPYETVSSDACRGMVSNDPNLQSATKDAFALLEFLVATRLRAGLLTVVDATNVQPAARKALIALAREHDVLPVAVVLDVPESVCAQRNAERTDRTFGRDVLRRQQSQLQRSMRGLAKEGFRSVHVLDGVDAVASATFVRTPLRSDRRELTGPFDVIGDIHGCLAELETLLAALGYTVERDESGRAVGATAPDGRMAVFLGDYVDRGPDSVGVLRLVMGMVGAGAALAVPGNHENKLVKALRGRKVTASHGLAETLEQLDAEPTEFRREVLEFCDGLVAHLVLDGGRLVVAHAGLIEKYHNRASGRVRSFALYGDTTGETDEFGLPVRYPWAKDYRGSATVLYGHTPVPDVEWENNTACLDTGCVFGGKLTALRYPEREIVSVPAEQVWYEPARPVGAFVRDAASLDLSDVIGPTGVETSLRGRVSIRPENAAGALEVMSRFALAPQWLHYLPPTMAPSRTSERDGYLEYPTEAFDAYRALGASAVICEEKHMGSRVVVVVCRDAETAREKFDAPEGVLGTAYTRTGRPVFDEALTGELISGVADALERAGVWDEVDSRWLILDCELMPWSAKAEGLIKTEYAAVGAESRATLEAEAGVLAQAASRGLDMQELRERNRIRQDNLVEFTAAYRRYIWPTDGLKGVLIAPFQVLASNVGTYADRPHQWHLDLADRMVTAAPEVFAATRRIEVDLSSADSVAAGEKWWEELTAQGGEGMVVKPAENCPRGKMQPGMKVRGREYLRLIYGADYTDPDRLTALRNRNVGHKQSMALREYALGMEALDRSVRNEPLYRIHQAVFAVLALESEPVDPRL
- a CDS encoding membrane protein yields the protein MKTFVAGVDRLLAIVAGLVLVAGGGFALAWHYDVPWARETLSRFDRARIAELPQQGWWMPTLAIAVAVAVVVALVLLIGNFSPRSTGTASVIEEPHFSAHVDLSAIASGVAAELAEFHGVRRARGTAIDDRGMPTIAVSVYAAADFDVVAFTSLAESRAAFVAESLAGTYVATRIQLHVDKRR
- a CDS encoding DUF6286 domain-containing Asp23/Gls24 family envelope stress response protein gives rise to the protein MTTQAGSDEVSDDPGSRGSVEIKDRAISRTAIAAALKDPRVTRTTGGLSRLTGRELPRADVTLGADTIAVNLYIGVRWPSQITEVTQAVHTAAEEALATMTGLHVHRVNVLVSDTTLDSGPAPEANPDASQAVSPRPPTAGPAAMPVALLFGFVLLGVAFVAGREFFIAHGSIGGSPWIADAIDWVARLHWQSWMIAAAIGAAVVGLSLVFVGVKPRTRTHSGLGDGAPTVWATPTDIARLCSAAAQSTRGVTDAHTVVTRKKIEVRVERDPGFEVDSVDTAVRDSLASVLSVAAGGRRLTVRHSVAQPTRVS
- the ilvA gene encoding threonine ammonia-lyase, with amino-acid sequence MVASRILSDLTGHEVRLKCENLQRTGSFKPRGAYNRIARLDAEQRAHGVVAASAGNHAQGVAWAASQVGITSTVFMPVGVSLPKLVATKAYGATVHLVGNTVDEALKSAREFAERTGATLIHPFDHLDIVAGQATLGTELLQQMPDVGTIVIPTGGGGLLAGVAAAVKLTKPDIRIVGVQAEGAAAWPASLKAGHPIALESMSTMADGIAIGLPGSVPFDHVQGWVDDVVTVSEDALSRALVLCIERAKLIVEPAGAAAVAALMTHSAEELGLTGSVCAILSGGNIDPLLLTHVITHGLRAGGRYLAVRVTISDRPGGLTGVLGVVRDAGASVVDVVHSRTGGRLGLEEVDVMLTVETRGPDHRGSVLDALGAAGYAVHVEN
- a CDS encoding arabinosyltransferase domain-containing protein — its product is MARLVAIVSAVLGILLTISIPLLPIEQQQSSLTWPQSDTVGNVEAPLVGYTPISVDATVPCDAAARLPSGGILLSTSPKGSPDAYRYGLVAEVTGGEASQLKVTLRDSVLLEKPVSELSPSTAGDCSLTITSNGTATTVGLTGEDTVTRDGDVRPQMVGVFSDLQGSIPGLQLQAELDSRFSSTPSILKWFAMIVGVLATIVALVALHRLDLSDGRRARRFLPRRWWTFGLVDAVVIGTLLVWHVIGANTSDDGYQLGMARTADHAGYMANYFRYFGVPETPFGTPLYDMFGLMSHVSTASVWMRLPTLICAVVAWLVLSREVIPRFGAAARASKTALWTGGLVLLAFWLPYNNGLRPEPFVAIGVLLTWCSVERSIATRRLLPAAAAILIAALTVTCAPSGFICFAPLIAGARPVLQIVVARPREFGSTAQSFGNTTLGAVTLLAPLVASGTVVLVFAFGNQTVAGMLEMQRVHTVAGPSQAWFDEYLRYQWLMNMDIDGSLARRFGVFVMIVSLITVVVAMLRKGGKIPGTATGPARRIVGITVGSMALMMITPTKWTHHFGVFAGLAASVAVLAAVATGAAVLRSRRNRLLFAAAVSFLLAVAFTGTNGYWYVSAWGVPFWDKPILVAGLGISTMFLGLTLLLLLAAVWFHLRAPYVRTDKPLARWWSVPPIAVAAALMVLLAVASMAKGAVAQWPSYSIAKSNLSALAGNTCGLANDVLLETDPNADVLQPVSGDAFAALGAENDGFTPDGVAGDLTADKEASASGTSNTVDTEDQQQPTSTTGAGTGGSALPFGLDPATVPVLGSFGSDTPATLTTGWYALPADPGDLISIAAAGRIRSVNSDGIVTYGQSLELEYGVDGRAQGRVTPIDIGPTPSWRNLRVPMDQIPAGANTIRLVLSDTDRDPDQWLAITPPRVPRTQTLNDVVGRETPVLLDWEVGFNFPCQHPFDHRFGVAEVPGYRVLPDRSGAVITNAWQDHYGGGPLGWIDIVASARTIPSYLKDDWDRDWGSIERYTPYDETAEPAQITTSDVQRSGLWTPGPIKTG